A single Brassica rapa cultivar Chiifu-401-42 chromosome A04, CAAS_Brap_v3.01, whole genome shotgun sequence DNA region contains:
- the LOC103864774 gene encoding putative F-box/kelch-repeat protein At4g35120 — protein sequence MANNPIAAPPPAKKRKTSLSSIPDDVIVNVLARISISHYRSLCLVSKNFYSLLSSPDIYFARSLIGTTDVHLYVCLRLPTPSSTSHHHRWFNLGYRQGQLSLVPIGGGSNEEKRTRAVRVLDCRSRTWRPAPDMKVARKHARSYFLDDKIYVTGGCTRREENWGEVFDIKTQKWKPLPKPPSDHDHKGVVYGGRLYAFTSINYAYEPKEERWVQEAGFVGLGPITGPLCVIGNEIFAEHDRKYTWYNPRNVNGKQQVIDGLNDVYKKRANNYRTIQLVNHGGKLVIIWNETRRKRKRLWCAVISLEERSTPLGTRMRGKVERCDLLLDSVHKSYMLSSCLSVLV from the exons ATGGCGAATAATCCTATAGCCGCACCTCCTCCTGCGAAAAAAAGGAAGACGTCGTTGTCATCAATTCCAGATGATGTCATTGTGAACGTCTTAGCTCGGATCTCGATATCCCACTACCGTTCCCTCTGCTTAGTCTCCAAAAACTTCTACTCTCTTCTATCTTCTCCAGATATCTACTTTGCTCGATCCCTAATCGGTACCACAGACGTTCACCTCTACGTGTGCCTACGGCTACCAACTCCCTCCTCCACCAGTCATCATCACAGATGGTTCAATCTCGGCTACCGTCAGGGTCAGTTAAGTTTAGTACCG ATAGGAGGAGGAAGCAACGAGGAGAAGCGGACCAGAGCCGTTAGAGTTCTTGATTGTCGGAGTCGTACGTGGCGTCCTGCTCCCGACATGAAGGTGGCAAGGAAACACGCTAGGTCTTATTTTTTAGATGACAAGATATATGTAACAGGAGGATGCACAAGAAGAGAGGAAAATTGGGGTGAGGTTTTCGACATAAAGACTCAGAAGTGGAAGCCATTGCCTAAGCCTCCTAGTGATCATGATCACAAAGGTGTAGTTTATGGAGGAAGGCTATACGCTTTCACCTCCATCAACTACGCATATGAGCCGAAAGAAGAAAGATGGGTACAAGAGGCGGGGTTTGTGGGTCTAGGACCTATAACAGGACCTTTGTGCGTTATAGGAAATGAGATTTTTGCTGAACATGACCGTAAGTACACGTGGTATAACCCAAGGAATGTGAATGGAAAGCAGCAGGTAATAGATGGTTTGAATGATGTGTACAAGAAACGTGCTAATAATTACAGAACGATTCAATTAGTTAACCATGGTGGGAAACTGGTAATTATATGGAATGAGACTCGCAGGAAACGCAAGCGTCTTTGGTGTGCGGTGATTAGCTTGGAGGAGCGTTCCACTCCATTGGGAACTCGTATGCGGGGGAAGGTCGAACGATGCGATCTTCTTTTAGATTCAGTCCACAAGTCATATATGCTCTCAAGCTGCCTATCGGTTTTGGTCTGA
- the LOC103864773 gene encoding protein STRICTOSIDINE SYNTHASE-LIKE 9, which produces MPISQKIPTWAAVPTVFAIFAVVSYQTLFAPDNLEGTKNVLPMAKTIPIPVDGPESIEFDPQGEGPYAAVVDGRILKWRGDALGWVEFAHTSPHRGNCSSREVVPTCGRPLGLSFEKKTGDLYICDGYLGVMKVGPQGGLAELVVDQAEGRKVMFANQMDIDEEEDVFYFNDSSDKYHFREVFFVAANGERSGRVIRYDKKTKEAKVVMDNLRCNNGLALNKDRSFLISCESATGLVHRYWIKGPKAGTRDIFAKVPGYPDNIRLTPTGDFWIGIHSKKSPVGRLIVGNKWLGKLVEKTVKLELLIAVMNGFKPHGIAVKISGETGEILEILEDREGKTMKYVSEAYEREDGKIWFGSVFWPAVWVLDRK; this is translated from the exons ATGCCGATTAGTCAGAAAATCCCGACATGGGCTGCTGTTCCGACTGTCTTTGCCATCTTCGCCGTGGTTTCATATCAGACTCTATTTGCGCCAGACAATTTAGAGGGCACCAAAAATGTATTGCCTATGGCTAAGACCATTCCAATTCCTGTTGATGGGCCAGAGAGCATCGAGTTTGACCCACAAGGAGAAGGTCCTTATGCTGCCGTCGTGGACGGTCGTATTCTCAAGTGGCGCGGCGATGCACTCGGCTGGGTTGAGTTTGCCCACACATCTCCTCACAG AGGGAACTGTTCAAGCCGTGAAGTAGTGCCTACTTGTGGAAGACCACTGGGACTTAGTTTTGAGAAGAAAACGGGAGATCTATACATCTGCGATGGTTACCTAGGGGTCATGAAGGTTGGACCTCAGGGAGGTTTGGCCGAGTTAGTTGTGGACCAGGCCGAAGGTCGCAAAGTTATGTTTGCGAACCAAATGGATATTGACGAAGAGGAAGATGTCTTCTACTTCAATGATAGTAGTGACAAGTATCATTTCAG GGAGGTATTTTTCGTTGCTGCCAATGGCGAGCGGTCGGGAAGAGTGATCAGATATGATAAGAAGACGAAGGAGGCCAAAGTTGTGATGGACAATCTCCGTTGTAATAACGGTTTGGCTCTAAACAAAGACCGGTCTTTTCTAATCTCTTGCGAGTCGGCCACAGGTCTGGTCCACCGATATTGGATAAAAGGTCCTAAAGCTGGGACCCGCGACATCTTTGCGAAGGTCCCTGGATACCCTGACAACATCAGGCTGACACCAACGGGAGACTTTTGGATTGGCATACACTCCAAGAAATCTCCAGTAGGGAGATTGATAGTGGGGAACAAATGGCTTGGGAAACTGGTTGAAAAGACAGTGAAGTTGGAGTTGTTGATTGCTGTGATGAACGGGTTCAAACCGCATGGAATCGCGGTGAAAATCTCCGGCGAGACAGGAGAGATCCTTGAGATACTCGAGGACAGAGAAGGGAAGACAATGAAGTATGTAAGTGAGGCTTATGAGCGGGAAGATGGAAAGATATGGTTTGGGTCTGTTTTTTGGCCAGCCGTTTGGGTTCTTGATCGCAagtaa